Genomic DNA from Bacteroidales bacterium:
GAGAAGAATCATCCGTTTATAAGTTGTTGTCTAAAGAAGTAAGGCAATTATTTACTGCCCCTCAGGACCCGAAAAAGGAAATTACTTATGTGTTTAAGGATATTGTTATAACAATGTTCCATTACGAACAACCCACCATGCAGGAATTGATAGAAGAAAAGAAACAGGCAGCAATTAAATCGGGACAGTAATTAAAATTTATTCAAGTTTCAGGGGTAAAGAAAACCTCTTTATTTTATCAAAACAATAATAAGCATTAGCCACTGCTGCTGCAGTAGGCACCAAACCTATTTCCCCAACTCCTTTAGCACCGTATGGGCCAAAATTATCGCTCACTTCAACTGCTTTAACAACAATCTCGGGAACGTCTTTAGCTTTTAGCAACCTGCAATCCTTAAGTTTATCGCTTTTCAAATAACCATTCTCCATCAGTAGATTTTCGCTAAGGGCATAACCAAGTCCCATCACTACAGCGCCTTCTATCTGCCCTTCAAACATGGTTTTATTCATCACTTTGCCGGCATCATGCGCAGCAACAACTTTTTTCAGTTTCCCTTCTTCGTCAAGTATTACTAGCTGTGTGGCATATCCGTATGAAAAATGTGTTACAATTTTTTCCACATCAGCACCGGGCCTGGTGGTCCAGTTACATTCCGAGTATCCGGAGAATTTTTGACCTGACAATTCAGAAATATGTTTGTTGTCAAGGGCAGATTTTAATTTCCGTGAAGCATCAATAAGTGCGTTACCAAGAAGTACCGTTGCTCTGGAAGATGTTGTCATTCCTGTTTCCAATCCGGCTTCGGTGTCCATTTCCACCACTACATTGTGCGGGTCAATTCCTGTTTCTGTAGCCAGAATTTGTATCACTACATTGCTGATGCCCTGTCCCATATCCGTCCAGCCATGTTTCACCACAATTTCTTTTTCCGACCTTATCTCAATCAGCGCATGACTGAAATCAATCATTCCGTTACCCACACCGCAGTTTTTAATGCTGCAAGCCAGACCCGTAAATTTGTTTTTATAAAATTCATCTTGAACCGCAAGCAATGTGGCTCTTATGCCAACACCCTTTTCGAGCACCTGCCCTGTTGCGGTCATTTTCCCTTCAGTCAGTGCATTGTCGTACCTGAACTTCCATCGGTCAAAACCCCCTTTTTCACATAAATCATCAATACAACTTTCCAGGGAAAAAGCCGCCTGATTGGCTCCGAAGCCACGCATGGCACCGCAAGGAATATTGTTGGTGTAAACGGTTTTTGATTCTATATCAACCACCGGAACATGATATCCTGCACTGGCATGTCCCGCCACACGTTCCATAACTTTAGTGCCCACCGACGCATAAGCTCCGGTATCCCCAACAGCCCTTAGCCGCAATGCGGTAAGCATGCCTTTTTCATCACATGCAAGAGTGATATCCATAAACACCGGATGGCGTTTGGGGTGCATTCTAATAGATTCTTCCCTCGAAAGAGTAACTTTTACTGGCGTCCCAGTTAATTGCGCATATAAAGCCGCATGCCCCTGAACGGTCAGGTCTTCCTTGCCGCCAAAACCTCCGCCACATGGCACCATGGTAATTCGTAATTTATCCTCGGGAATATTCAGAAGTTCTGAAACCTGCCTGCGGTCAACATATATTCCCTGCCCCTGGCTGTATAAATGAATACCTCCATCTTCCGGCAATGCAATGGCAGACTCTGTTTCAAGAAATGCATGCTCTATACGCTGTGTTTGGTAAAAACCAGATGATACATATGCCGAGTTCTTAATGGCTTCCTCAATATTGCCTCCACGACGCACTATACAATTTTCAAGCAGGTTTGAACGCCCGGGATGCACCTGCTCAGCATCCTCCTGCAATGCCTGATAAGTATCGGTAACTGCAGGAAGGATTTCATAATCAACAGTGATGAGCTTCAGAGCATTTCTTGCAGTGCTTTCATCACAAGCAATGACGCCGCAGAGAACATCGCCTATATATTTTGTTATTTCTCCTTCGGCTATCATCAGTGGCCAGTCTTTATATATAAGCCCCGTGAAGCGTGTTCCCGGAACATCCTTTGCAGTTACCACTTTTATAACACCCTGAAGTTTTTCCGCATCAGAAACATCTATCCTTTTTATTCTTGCCCTGGGGTGTTCGCTGAACCTAAGCGCTCCGAAAAGCATGCCTTCAAAATGCATGTCATTCACAAATTTCCGTGCTCCGATGGCAGTTTCGTATGCCTGATACTTTGGGTAAGAGCTGCCAATGCCAGCTTTGGTTTCAGAAAAAGTTACCGCTTTGTTTTCCCGCAAGTGCCTGACTGCCATTTCTATGGCATCAATAATTTTTATATAACCGGTGCAGCGGCATAAGTTCATATTTAATGCACCGGCAATTTCTTCGCGGGAAGGCATGGGATTTTTCTGGAACAGGACTTTGGTCCTCATAATAAAACCCGGAGTGCAAAATCCGCACTGCACTGCGCCTTTTTCCACAAACGCTTTAGCAATAATATCCCTGATATGATCTGGAATACCTTCAGGCGTTATAATTTCAGCGCTATCAAGCTTTTCCATTTTTGTGACGCATGATAATTTAATTTCTCCGTTGATTTCCACCATGCATGCCCCGCAGTATGCCTGCCCCGAACAACCGTCTTTAACAGAAGTAATGTGTTTATCGTTACGCAAAAAACTCAGCAAGGATTTTTTTAAATCACCTTCATAATTTACTTTTTCATTATTTAATAAAAAACTCACCATAACTTCCAACTTTAAGTACTTTAGGCACCTTAGGCACTTTAAAACTTTAGGCACTTCCCAGCCCTACTACCCTTTTAAAATTCTCCGGGTCGGTATCTCCTTCTGTATTAATCAATAAAACTGATGTTTCGGAATTTATTCCCATTTTCATTCTCCACCCTGCAAGCTTTTCTTCTTCGAATAAAGCTAAAAACCCAGCCATGCTTGCGGCCCCTGATTCACCTGAAATGATTTGTGGGTCTTGCCCGATGGGATAATAATATTGCCTCATCGCTTTTTCCGCATAAGCATCGCTGACCGTCATTAAATAATCAGCTCCTTCTTTTATATAATCCCAGGCTAAAAGAGAAATAGTGCAATTTAATCCTGCCATTATTGAATTGTAATCATTTGCTGATGCCGAAGGTTTGCCATTAATAATTGACTCCATCACAGAGTCTGCCCTTTGAGGCTCCAGACATATTATTTTAGGCCTGTGTTGGCCATATTTATGAACAAAATACCCGATACCCGCAGCTGTTAGCCCACCAACCCCTGCCTGCAAAATGACCACATCAGCTTCGCACTTTTGTGGTTTATTCACTGAATTCTCCATTTCCCTGAAAATGGTCGTATAACCAGCCATTATTTGTTGTGGAAAATACATATTGTCCTTATAGGCCGTGTCAGAAATCACTATCCAACCATGAGCCCGGGCATCAGCATCCACAAGGTTCACACAATCGTCATAAGTGCCGTCAACAAGAATAACTTCTGCTCCCTCGTTTTTGATATTTTCAATCCTTGAAAGCACTGAATTGGATGGCATATAAATTTTAGCCTTTTGCCCAAGTTTACGGGCAGTCCATGCAACAGCTCTTCCGTGGTTACCATCGGTGGCTGCACAAAAAGTAAATGAACCCAGCTTACTCATTTTTACCGGGTCTTTGAAATCAGAAATTGTAAACCCGCTGTTAAACTCATTCTCCCATTTTGATTTCAAAACACAAAATATGGCATAAGAAGCCCCCATTATTTTAAAAGCTTTAACATCAAAACGAAAAGATTCGTCCTTTATAAAAATGGCTTTTATCCCCAGCTTATGTGCCAGATTTTGCAGGCAATGAACTGGTGTCGGTTCATAACCCTGAAGTGAGCTGTGAAATCTTAAAATACCATCATCCAAAAAAAAACTTTTTTGGATGCTCCATTCGGGAGTATCCTTGTAAAATGGATTTTTAATAAACTTACACATTGTATTTTGATTTTTTTATAAACATCATTTAACGGGATTATAAAATTACCTTAAAGTTATTTCCAAATACTACCTGCCATATAAATTGGAGTTCTGAACAATAATCATTTGTAGGCATTAGTATTTTGAAAATTTTCCTCATAACAAACCTACTCATTTTTTTCAGACCGGCGGCAATATGAGTGATTTTTTGTACATATTTGCAAAAAAATTCAAGATGGGTTTTGAGGCAGGAAAAATAAAAGACTTTTTCATCCAATTGTTTAAAGATGTTGCCAGAACGGTTTTTATCCTGTTCCGTATCATGATACCCATATCTATCATCGTGAAACTTTTACAAATGATGGGGGTAGTATCTCTGATAGGCGATGCTCTCTTTCCTGTAATGAAGTATGTGGGTTTACCCGGCGAAATGGGGCTGGTATGGGCAACAGGGATGATGACTAATTTGTTTGGGGGGATTATTGCCTTTTTAAATATTTCGCAGGGGTTGGAACTAAGCATCGCTCAGGTTACAGTAATCAGCATGATGATGCTGGTAGCACACACTTTTCCTATTGAACTGGCTATTGCACGCAAAACCGGAGTAAGAGTTATGGCCATGTTTTCAATACGTTTTATTTTTGCTTTTGCTTTCGGCTTTGTGGTATTTAAAATCTATCAACTGGGCGGATGGTATAACGAACCTGCTGTTCTTGCATGGCGTCCGGACATAAGTGCTGACAATTCACTGACCGCTTGGGCTTTAGCAGAACTCAAAAATTACGGGCTAATCATCTGTTTTATCTTTTGCCTGATGTTGCTACTCAAAGTACTAAAAATCATAGGAGTGATTGACCTGATAACTAAGGGGCTAAGCCCTTTTCTGAAGCTGATGGGCATAGGCAAAGAGGTAAGCACCATTGCCTTAGTGGGCCTTACACTCGGAGTAGTTTATGGCGGAGCGTTGATAATTGACGAAGCCAGGTCGAATCCCAAAATACCAAAGAAAGATATTTTTTATGCCATGGCATTGATGGGGCTCTGCCACAGCGTTATTGAAGACACATTATTAATGATGGCACTGGGAGCCACTTTTAACGGAGTCTTTATCATTCGGCTCTTTTTAAGTATGTCGGTAGTGTTCTTACTGGTGAAAATCACAAAAAAAATTCCGGACAAGATTATCTATAAGTTTTTAATAAGAAAAGTTAAACATAAAGAAATCAACCTGAATCCTGGTGTTTAATTTGACAAATCATAAAAATATTACACCCCTAAAAATGTAAAAAAACAACACATCTATTTGTATTTCTGCCTTTTATATTATTTAACATTTTAAGGGATTA
This window encodes:
- the xdh gene encoding selenium-dependent xanthine dehydrogenase, with the protein product MVSFLLNNEKVNYEGDLKKSLLSFLRNDKHITSVKDGCSGQAYCGACMVEINGEIKLSCVTKMEKLDSAEIITPEGIPDHIRDIIAKAFVEKGAVQCGFCTPGFIMRTKVLFQKNPMPSREEIAGALNMNLCRCTGYIKIIDAIEMAVRHLRENKAVTFSETKAGIGSSYPKYQAYETAIGARKFVNDMHFEGMLFGALRFSEHPRARIKRIDVSDAEKLQGVIKVVTAKDVPGTRFTGLIYKDWPLMIAEGEITKYIGDVLCGVIACDESTARNALKLITVDYEILPAVTDTYQALQEDAEQVHPGRSNLLENCIVRRGGNIEEAIKNSAYVSSGFYQTQRIEHAFLETESAIALPEDGGIHLYSQGQGIYVDRRQVSELLNIPEDKLRITMVPCGGGFGGKEDLTVQGHAALYAQLTGTPVKVTLSREESIRMHPKRHPVFMDITLACDEKGMLTALRLRAVGDTGAYASVGTKVMERVAGHASAGYHVPVVDIESKTVYTNNIPCGAMRGFGANQAAFSLESCIDDLCEKGGFDRWKFRYDNALTEGKMTATGQVLEKGVGIRATLLAVQDEFYKNKFTGLACSIKNCGVGNGMIDFSHALIEIRSEKEIVVKHGWTDMGQGISNVVIQILATETGIDPHNVVVEMDTEAGLETGMTTSSRATVLLGNALIDASRKLKSALDNKHISELSGQKFSGYSECNWTTRPGADVEKIVTHFSYGYATQLVILDEEGKLKKVVAAHDAGKVMNKTMFEGQIEGAVVMGLGYALSENLLMENGYLKSDKLKDCRLLKAKDVPEIVVKAVEVSDNFGPYGAKGVGEIGLVPTAAAVANAYYCFDKIKRFSLPLKLE
- a CDS encoding diaminopropionate ammonia-lyase encodes the protein MCKFIKNPFYKDTPEWSIQKSFFLDDGILRFHSSLQGYEPTPVHCLQNLAHKLGIKAIFIKDESFRFDVKAFKIMGASYAIFCVLKSKWENEFNSGFTISDFKDPVKMSKLGSFTFCAATDGNHGRAVAWTARKLGQKAKIYMPSNSVLSRIENIKNEGAEVILVDGTYDDCVNLVDADARAHGWIVISDTAYKDNMYFPQQIMAGYTTIFREMENSVNKPQKCEADVVILQAGVGGLTAAGIGYFVHKYGQHRPKIICLEPQRADSVMESIINGKPSASANDYNSIMAGLNCTISLLAWDYIKEGADYLMTVSDAYAEKAMRQYYYPIGQDPQIISGESGAASMAGFLALFEEEKLAGWRMKMGINSETSVLLINTEGDTDPENFKRVVGLGSA